Genomic DNA from Planctomycetia bacterium:
GTTCGGATTGCAGGCTGCAACTCGCCTGCATGAAGCCGGAATCGCTAGTAATCGCGGGTCAGCATACCGCGGTGAATGTGTTCCTGAGCCTTGTACACACCGCCCGTCAAGCCACGAAAGTGGGGGGCATCCGAAATCGCCGTGCCAACCGTAAGGGGGTAAGCGCCTAAGATGAACTCCGTGATTGGGACTAAGTCGTAACAAGGTAGCCGTAGGGGAACCTGCGGCTGGATCACCTCCTTTCTAAGGATTTTTTTCCTATAGTCCTGATTGAACCAGCAATGGTTCGGATAATCAGCGACTGGAAACAAAACTGTGGAGCGTTCCGTACCGGATACTTGAAATCAGCCGAAGTCGTAAGACTCCGACATCTACCATATTGCATTGACGAAACCCACCAGGGCTGAGCCGCCCTGGTGGGTTTTTTTATGCGCATCTCTCAACTCGCTTTTGCTCTGAGAGAGTCCCGACCACCGTAGACTCGTCGCTGAGTTCGAGAGCATCGCGAGCTTTCAACCGCTGCGTCGTGCTGCGAATCGCGAGCGACTCGTCGGAGCGCCACTTCCGCGCTCCGCACTCCTTTGTTAAAGTGTTCAAATTCACCAGCGAACTTCGCTTCCAGCACTCGGAAACCCGATGAAACAAGCCATTTCCGGCGTCAGTCCTGTGGGAGGCGCCGAGTCGACCATCATGACCGTGTGGCCCTCGATGGGACGCACTCCTTTCGGTCAACTCCTAGGGCGACTCTACGGCATTAAAGCCGGCATCGGCAACGTCCTCACCGTCGGCAACCTGATCGCGCTGGCGAGCATCCCGCAGGCCTTGCTCCTGTTTTTCCTGGCCCTCACTCCTTGGGCCTGTCTTCGCTACCGATTGACGAATCGCCGGATCGTCGTCGAGCGAGGCTTCATTGCGCGTGTCGAGAAGGAAGTTTCGCTCGACAACTTCGACACGATCGAGGTCGTCGTCGCGCCGGGCCAAGAGTGGTATCCCTGCGGCAACCTCGTCTTCTACAAAGGCAAGGTCGAAACGTTCCGTATCGACGGCATCCCGCACCTCGAAGGCTTTCGGCATACCTGCCTGAACGCGCAACGAGGATTCGCGGGCGTGAAGAGCGCCGGCGCGAAGAAAAAAGTCGCTGCGAAGTAGAAGTAAGCGTTCGCCTACCGCATGTTCGCGGCGGCTCGTTTAAAGCCCCGTCTTGGGATATTCGAGCGGGATCGGCGGCTGCGGCAGATTCAGCGGCGTTGCCTTCTGTGGTGCCGTCTTCAGCGGCATGGCCTTCTGTGGCACTGCCTCTCGGCTCGGCTCCTCGCGCTCCACAGGCGGTAGCGGCACGATCTTCGCCTGCCCTTCGACAACCGCAGGTTTCTTAGGTGCCGACTCAAGAGCCGTTTTCGTTTCGCTCGTTTCACCCTCGGCGATCTTCTTCGCGACCGATCCTAATTCCAGCGGCGTTGCCACCGCCGGAGTCGGCTTCGCCTCAGCTTGAGCGCTCGCCATCTTCTTTTCGACCACAACGGGCTTTTCGAGCGCAGCGGGAACGGCCTTCAGCGGCTTTTCTTTCGTCCCATTTTCTAGGCCAGGCAGATTCACCGGCACCAACCGGCCGGCGTCGAGAATTTTCAGCACTTTCGTCGTGCCCGAATCGGTCGGCGTGAGGTCGATCGTCGTGGCGGGCAGCACATGCGGCGCGTAAGGAATGTTCGCGACCGTCGTCGGCGAAAAGAGTTGTCCCTGCTGCGAGAGGACCGAAGCATACGGCACGATCGGCGTCGGCACGATCTCGATCGCTCGCGTCGTCGAACCGATCGGGGTCATCCCTGCGCTGGATGAAACGCTGGGTGATGCGAAAGGGACCGCGGCACCGCTGGAATAATTTCGGCCGCTCGAAGAGATTCCAGTCGGCGCAAAGCTCGGCGGTTCCGTTCCCTTGCAGAACGAGCACGTGCCGATCAGTAGTGCGGCAGCGCCCCATGCGCCGCCATGCGCCCATCGATGCATCAGATCCTCACTCGGCACCGAGGTTATGCTGAGAGCCAACCGACGAAACCCGAGAGAAGCCTTGAGGCCGCGAGCAGGCCCAGGCCGAGTCGACTTTAAGGTTTTGTCTGGGCACTCCGAGTGCCGCGAAAGGATAGCTCACGATTTCGCGTCGTCAAACCGCCTCGCGGAATTTGCCGATTAAACAGCGTATTCCCGTCCTGTGTTGCTATCTTTCCCGTCCATTGCGATATTAGAAGGGCTTGCGACCCCTCCTTAGCAAGCTCCTCGCCGAACCCCGCCTAGTCCGTTCTTGCCTCTTCCGTTGCCCCCTGCCTTTTTGGGTCGGAGTTTTTTTGCCGATGTTTCGCGCAAGGAAAACATTTCGCGCAGCCCAAGCCGCGGCAATCGCGATTTTTTTCTCGGCCGCGATTTCGGTCGTTGTGCTTTGCGCCGAAGTCTCCTTCGTCTCGGCCGCTGCGCCGGCGGAAAAACTAGTCGCCGCAACTTCTGCGAAGCAGTCGGGAGTGGCCGGCGAATTGTTTTTTGAGACGTCCGTTCGGCCGATCTTCAAAGCCCATTGCTTTCAATGTCATGGCGAAGAAGACGACGTTCAAGGTGGGCTCGACATCCGCCTAGTGCGCCTGCTGAAAAAAGGAGGCGAGTCGGGCATCGCTCTGATCGCCGGTGATCACAAAAAAAGTCTGCTCTACGAACGACTCGCCGCCGGCGAAATGCCTCCCGGCGAAAAGAAACTTTCCGCACAGGAACTCGCAACCGTCGCCCGCTGGATCGACGCCGGTGCCCGAACCGCCAAACCGGAGCCGCAGCAAGTCTCCGAGATCACGGATGAAGATCGCAACTTCTGGTCCTTCCGTCCGATTCACCGTCCCGCCGTGCCTGCGATCGCATCTACCGCAAAATCAAAAGTCCGTACTCCGATCGATGCGTTTCTGCTGACCGAACTGGCGCGCAACGGCCTCTCGTTCTCTGCCGAAGCCGATCGCCGCACGCTCATTCGTCGCTTGTATTTCGACTTAATCGGCCTGCCGCCGACGCCCGCAGAGGTTGCCGCGTTCGTCGCCGACGAAAGCCCGACCGCTTACGAAGCGCTCGTCGATCGGTTGCTCGCCTCGCCGCACTACGGCGAGCGCTGGGGCCGGCATTGGCTCGACGTCGCCGGCTACGCCGATAGCGACGGTTACACCCCGCTCGATCCGGTGCGCAAGTATGCCTACAAGTATCGCGACTACGTGATTCGAGCCTTCAACGCCGACAAGCCTTGGAACGAGTTCATCGTCGAGCAGCTTGCCGGCGATGAGTTGATTGCGCCGCCGTACGCCGAGCGCACTCCGGCCGAGTTGGAAAAGCTCGTCGCAACGGGCTTTTTACGGATGGGGCCCGACGGTACGGCCGACACGTCCGTCGATCAAGCCCTGGCCCGCAACGATGTCGTCGCCGAGACGATCAAGATCGCTTCGACTTCGCTGTTGGGCCTCTCGGTCGGTTGCGCCCAGTGCCACAATCATCGTTACGATCCGATCTCGCAGGCCGATTACTATCGCCTTCGCGCGATCTTCGAGCCGGCATACGACGTCAAGAATTGGCGCGCTCCGCAGAGCCGCCTCGTTCCCTTGATGACTGCCGCAGAACGCGACCTCGCCGCGAAGATCGACGCCGAGATCGCGGCGATCAACAGCGAGCGCGCCGCGGAACTCAAGAAGATCGTGGCGGAGTATTTCGAAATCGAAGTCGCGAAAGTGCCGGAAGGGGTGCGTAGCGCGCTTCGTGCGGCACACGCGGTGCCGGCCGGAAAGCGAACGCCCGAGCAAAAGAAACTATTCGCCGAGTACCCAGCAGCCGATGTGCATCCCGGCTCCGTCCTCCTCTTCGATGTGAAGCGGTTGCGCGCGTTCGATAAGATCTACGATGATCGGATCGTCGTGAAGAAAGGCGAACGCCCGACGGAAGAATTCGTCCACGCCCTCACCGAGCAGCCCGGCAATATCCCCGCGACGTTCCTTTTTTTTCGCGGCGATCACAACGCGCCGCGGCAATCGCTGAAGCCGCGCGAGCTCTCGGTACTGAGCGAGGAAAACTCCGGCGCGATCCCTGAAAAGAATCCTGCAATTGCGTCGACCGGTCGGCGATTAGCCTATGCTCGGCATCTCGTCGACGGCCGGCATCCGCTCACGGCGCGCGTGTTGGTGAATCGCTTTTGGATGCACCATTTCGGGCGAGGCATCGTTGCCTCGCCGGCCGATTTCGGTTTTGCCGGCGAACGCCCGACCCACCCCGATTTGCTCGATTGGCTCGCGTCGGAATTCATGGCCGGCGGTTGGCGGTTGAAGTCGCTGCACCGGACGATGCTCCTTTCGGCTGCGTATCGGCAGTCCTCGGCCCACTCGCCGGCCCTCGATGCGGTCGATCCCGATAATCGCCTGCTCGGCCGGATGAACGTTCGCCGGCTCGAGGCCGAGATCCTGCGCGATTGCGTCCTCAGCGTGTCGGGAAGCTTGAATCGTAAAGCATTCGGCCCGGCTGTTCCTGTGACACCGGATGAAATCGGCCAAGTGATTCTCGGCATCGACAATCGAGACGGTGCGGGGCGCTTCAAGGGAAAGCAAAATTCGATCGGCGACGAAGCCTATCGCCGTAGCATCTACATTCAAGTTCGTCGCACGCTTCCGCTCGGGATGTTGGAGACGTTCGACGCTCCGACGATGACCCCCAATTGCGAGGTCCGCGCCGTGTCGACGGTTGCTCCGCAATCGCTGCTTTTCATGAACAACGAATTCATCGTCACGCAGTCCGAAGTCTTCGCCCGACGTTTGCAGACGGCCGCTCCCGACGACCTCGCGGCGCAAGTGAAGTTCGGCTGGCTCGCAGCATTCGGCGTGGCGCCGACCAATGCTCAATTGCAGGAAGCGGTCGCCTTCGTGAAAGCGCAGCTCTCGCAGTTCTCGATCGCCGCTGCCGCGGCACCCAAGGCGGGAGCGAAGCCGGCTCCCGTCGTCGAGCCGGTTCGAGTGCCGAGCCCAAGCGAACGGGCTCTCGCCTCGTATTGCCAAGCGTTGCTCAGCGCCAATGGTTTCTTGTACGTGGATTAAGCCATGAATAACGACACGCAATCGCAATCGTCGCGCCGTCACTTCCTCGCTTCGCAAGCGATGGGGATCGGCGGCGTTGCGCTCGCGTGGCTCGTCGAACAGGAGCGCGCACTGGCCGAGCCCGCCAAGCCGGCACTTGTCCGACCGACGTTCGATGTCGCTCCGAAAGCTCCTCGCCATGCGCCGCAAGCGACGGCGATGATCTCGCTCTTCATGCAAGGAGGACCGAGCCATGTCGATCTTTGCGACCCTAAGCCGGAGTTGCAAAAGCGGCATCTCGAAAAATACTCCGGTGAGTTGAAGTTCGACAATCCGCCCGAAGCGAGCGCTAAGCTGTTTGCGTCGCCGTGGAAGTTCCGCAAGCATGGTCGGTGCGGCATGGAGCTCAGTGAGCTTCTGCCGGGCCTCGCCGAAGTGGTCGACGATATCACGCTCATTCGTTCGATGAGGACCGGCGTAAACAACCATGCCGCCGGCATGCGGGCCTTAAACTCCGGCGGCATTCAGCCGGGCCGGCCATCGCTTGGGTCGTGGTGTGCCTATGGCCTCGGTACGGAAAATCGCGAGCTTCCGGCCTACCTCGTGCTCACCGATCCGGAAGGGGTGCCGGTCGACGGGATCAACAATTGGGCCAACGGATACCTGCCGGCGATCTATCAGGGAACCGTCATTCGTCCGCAAGAGCCGCGGATCTTGAACCTCGATCCCCCGCCGCATCTCGCAGGCGTGCCGCAAGAAAAGTTCTTGTCGTATTTAGATCGCTTGAATCGCGAGCACTTCGCCGAGCGACCGGGAGAACACGATCTCGCCGCCCGCATCGCCGGCTACGAGCTCGCGGCACGGATGCAAGTCGCCGCGAAAGAGGCGCTCGATCTTTCGCAAGAGTCGGCGGCGATGCACAAGCTCTACGGGCTCGACCAACCCGAGACTCGCGACTTCGGCTCGCGTTGCCTCATCGCCAGGCGGCTCGTCGAGCGAGGCGTTCGCTTCGTGCAGATCTGTACGGGCAACCAGCATTGGGACAACCACAACGCCATCGTGAAGCGATTGCCGGCCGTTTGCAAACGGGTCGACGTTCCCTCGGCGGCGCTTGTGAAAGATCTCAAGAGCCGGGGCTTGCTGGAAACGACTCTGGTGCAGTGGGGAGGCGAAATGGGGCGCCTACCCGTGATTCAAAACGAAAAGAACATCGGCCGCGATCACAACACTTACGGATTCAGCATGTGGATGGCCGGCGGCGGCGTGCGCGGCGGGCATGTGCACGGCGCGACCGACGACTTCGGCCATCATGCCGTGCAAGATCCCGTCTCGCACAACGAATACCTCGCCACGCTGATGCACTTGCTCGGCCTCGACCCGCAGAAGCTGAACTTCACACGCCCGAGCGGCCCGAACTCGCTGATCGACACGCCGACGGCGCGCGTGGTGAAAGAGATCCTGACGAAACCGGAATGGGTCGCTTAAACCCTTCTCCCCGGCGGGAGAAGGTGGCGACGAAGTCGCCGGATGAGGGGTGGAGCGAATGGAGTTGCGATGTGGTTATGTAATTCAGCCCCTCACCCCGGCCCTCTCCCGGCGGGAGAGGGAGCTGTCGATCACACTGCAGATCGTGAAGCTGCCGGGCCGCGTCTTGCGATCGCCGCGTCGATTTCCGCCAGATCGCTTTTCGACAATTCGAAGTCGAGTGCGCCGGCGTTTTCGAGAATCTGATCCGGGCGCTTCGCTCCGACGAGCGCGACCGTGATGCCCGGCTGGGCGATCGTCCACGCGAGGACGAGTTCCGATAACGTCCGGCCGTGCCTGGCGGCGATCGGTCGGAGCTCATCGAGAAAGTCGTGTGTCTTGGCGAACTCGTCGCCGCGAAACATCGGGTACTTCGGCCGGCCGTCGCCGGGAGCAAACACATGCTCGCGCCCGAGCTTGCCGGCGAGCAAGCCTTTCATGAGCGGCCAGTAGACGCAGAGGGCGACGTCGTGCTCCAGGCACCACGGCCGCACCTCGGCTTCGATCTCGCGCTGCAGCATGTTGTAGTGCGGCTGCACCGCCGCGACCGGACAGACCGACGTAAACGCTTGCAACTGCGCGAGGGAAACATTCGAGACCCCCACCGCGCGTGTCTTTCCCTCTTCCATTAAGCGCCGCAACTCGCCGGCCGATTCCTCGATCGGCGTGCCGGGGTCGGGGGAGTGCAGATAGAGCAGCTCAACGCGATCGGTCCCGAGCCGGCTTAGGCTTTTTTCGCAATTTCGGCGTAGCGCTCGAGGGCTGCCGTCTTTCGCTTGCTTGCCGTCGGCATCCCAATAGATGCCCCCTTTCGTAGCGATCACGACTTCCTCGCGGCGCGTTCCCAGCGCGCGACGAATCAGCGTCTCGCTTTCGCCGTGCGCCCCGTAGCAATAGGCGGTATCGAGAAAATTGATTCCTGCATCGAGCGCCGCGGCCAGAGTTGCCAAGCTGTTTTCTTCAGTAACATTCAGGCTCGTCATTCCCGCGATTGGCCAGCAGCCCATCGCGATCGGCGAGACGAAGAGATCGGTATTTCCAAGGCGACGATGCGGGAGCGGCATAGGAATGGATTCGCGGTTGCGAATTACGGCGGTGGTAAGCGAGCGAGAGTTTTCCGAAGAATTGAGTTTCCGCGAGCGCGGGCCGCGCGTAAAGGGGCGCGTCGTCCTCGTCGCACACTCGCAAATCGTTGCGGCGTAGGCTAAAACGATTGGTTCCGGCGAGGTCGGCCGCGGTTTTACTTTGCTACACAATCCGTCGACCGGCTTCGTCGCTGCGCGATTCCCACTCCCTGCTTGAGCATCATGCCGAACAACTTCACCAAAGAACACAATCGCCTTGCCGAGCACGATTCGCGGGCCGTCGATTGGAAGCAGTGGGGGCCGTACGTCGCGGAGCGCGCTTGGGGGACCGTTCGTGAAGATTACAGCGAAGACGGCCGCGCCTGGGAATCGTTTCCGCACGACCATGCGCGCAGCCGCGCCTATCGTTGGAACGAAGATGGACTCGCCGGCGTTTGCAATCGTTACCAAAACATCTGCATGGCGCTCGGCTTGTGGAACGGCAAAGATCCGATCCTCAAAGAGCGCCTCTTCGGCCTGACTGGGCCCGAGGGGAACCACGGCGAGGATGTGAAGGAGTACTACTTCTACCTCGATAACGTGCCGACCCACTCGTACATGAAATATCTGTACAAGTATCCGCAGGTCGAGTATCCGTATGCGAAGCTCGTCGACGCGAATCGGAAGCAAGGGCGCGACAAGCCCGAAGTCGAACTGCTCGACTTGCTCGGCGACACCTTCAAGACGAACCGCTACTTCGACGTCACGGTCGAGTATGCGAAGGCCGATGAAGAAGACGTGCTCTGTCGGATCACGGTCGAGAATCGCGGGCCCGAGGCCGCGCCGCTTCATATCTTGCCGCAACTCTGGTATCGCAATACTTGGTCGTGGGGATACGACAGCACCCGCCCGACGATCCGCGCGATCGGCGAACGGGTCGCCGAGACCGAGCATCGGCATCTCGGCAAGCGCTGGTGGTACGTCGATGCGCCGACCATGCCTGCCGGTCCGCCCGCGTCGGGGCAAGACGGCAGCGCTCCGATGCGGCTCATGTTCACCGAAAACGACACGAATCGGCAGCGGCTCTACGGCAAAAAGAACGCGATGCCGTATGTGAAGGATGCGTTTCACGAAGCCGTTTGTCGCGGCAAGCTCGAAGCGTTGAACCCGGCTCGCAAGGGAACGAAAGCGGCGGCGCATTTTCAAGTCGTGTTGCCGCCAGGCGGGAAGTATGTGGTGCAAACGCGGTTATCGCCGCGGCAAGTCGACGCTCCGTTCGCCGATTTCGATGCCGTCTTCGATGCCCGCCGCAACGAAGCCGATGCGTTTTACGATGCCGTCGGTTGCCCCGGGCTCGATGCCGATCAAAAGCGCGTCGAGCGGCAGGCGTATGCCGGGCTGTTGTGGACGAAGCAGTTCTACCACTACAGCGTCGAACTCTGGCTCGACGGCGATCCCGTCGGTCCGCGCTCGCCCGAGTCGGCCGAGCACATGCGCAACCACCAGTGGCGGCACATGTACAACCTCGACATCATTTCGATGCCGGACAAATGGGAGTATCCGTGGTACGCCGCTTGGGACTTGGCGTACCACTGCTTGCCGCTGGCGCAGATCGATCCCAAGTTCGCGAAACGGCAACTCATGCTGATGCTGCGCGAATGGTATATGCATCCCAACGGCCAGATGCCGGCCTACGAGTGGAACTTCTCCGACGTCAATCCGCCGGTCCATGCCTGGGCCTGTTGGCGCGTCTATAAAATCTCGCGCAACATCACGGGCGAAGCCGATACGCGCTGGCTCGAAGAGGTGTTTCAAAAGCTGCTGTTGAACTTCACCTGGTGGGTCAATCGCAAAGATCGCGACGGGGCCAACGTGTTCGAAGGGGGTTTCCTCGGGCTCGATAATATCGGGGTGTTCGATCGGAGCTCGTTGCTTGCCGGGCGCTACATCGAGCAAGCCGACGGCACCGCTTGGATGGGAATGTACTGTCTGAACATGCTCGCCATTGCGCTCGAGCTCGCGCGCACCCGGCCGGCTTACGAGAGCATCGCCACGAAGTTCTTCGAGCACTTCATCTACATCGCCAACGCGATCAACGCCCCGATCGAAGAGCAGGGCTTGTGGGACGCGGAAGACGGCTTCTTTTACGACAAGCTGCACCTTCCCGAAGGCACGGCCGTGCCGCTGAAATTGCGGTCGTTCGTCGGGCTCATTCCGCTATTCGCCGTCGAAACGATCGAGCCGGATCTCTTGGAGATGCTGCCGAACTTTCGTCGCCGCATGGAGTGGTTCATCAAGTACCGCCCGAAGCTCACCGCCGCGGTCGCTTCGCTTACCGAACCGGGCGAGAACGGCCGGCTTCTGCTCACGATCGTCGATCGCTACAAGCTCGAACGGATCTTGCCGCGCATGTTCGATCCTTCGCAATTCCTCTCCGAGTTCGGGCTCCGTTCCTTGTCGCATCAGATGGCGACGGAACCGTTCGTGTTTAAGAACGGCACCGAACAAATCCGAGTCGATTACGAGCCCGGCGAGTCGCGCAGCGATATGTTCGGGGGCAATTCCAACTGGCGCGGGCCGATTTGGTTCCCGGTCAACTACTTGATGATCGAGTCGCTTGAGAAGTACCATCACTACTTCGGCGACACGCTGAAAGTGGAATCGCCGCGCTACTCGGGCGTCTGGATGAACTTGCAGGATGCAGCGAAGGAGCTCTCCCGGCGGATGTGTTCGCTATTTCTGCGCGACGAAAAGGCCGGCGGCCGACGAGCCGTGTTCGGCGACGTAGAACTGTTTCAGAAGAGTCCCGAGTGGCGCGATCACATTCCGTTTTACGAATACTTTCACGGCGAGACGGGACGCGGTATGGGAGCCAGCCATCAGACGGGTTGGACGGCGCTCGTGGCCCGCATGCTTAGCGCGATCGTGCCGGAAAAGTAACGGCTTCGAGAAGATAGCGACGGACGGTCGGTGTGCGTAGGCGGTGCGAAGAGGCGGCTCGTAACGTAAGGAATGTCCGAGCATGAAGAATTGGTGGTCGGAGATCCGTACGTTCCTGCGCGAGTATCGCACGAACTTCAAACACACCGGCGCAGTGATGCCGAGCGGCGCATGCCTCGGCCGCGCGCTCGCGCGCTTCGTGCGCGAGCGTCAGCCGGTAGCCGTCGCTGCTTCGGCCGCTTCCGTCGATCTCGCTGCCTCCGTCGGTGGCGGATCCGCATGCTTCCGCATTCTCGAAGTCGGGCCCGGCACCGGCGCGGTCACGCGGCACATCGCCTCGGCCCTGCGCGCCGGCGATGCGCTCGATCTTTGTGAGCTGAACCCTTCGTTCGTCGCGATGCTGCGAGAGCGGCTCGTCGATGAGTCGCCGTTTTGCGACGTCGCGGATCAGGTGCGCATCT
This window encodes:
- a CDS encoding methyltransferase domain-containing protein, which produces MKNWWSEIRTFLREYRTNFKHTGAVMPSGACLGRALARFVRERQPVAVAASAASVDLAASVGGGSACFRILEVGPGTGAVTRHIASALRAGDALDLCELNPSFVAMLRERLVDESPFCDVADQVRIFHHPIEELPHDVSYDLIISGLPLNNFNVAEVEHILGLFERLLKPSGTLSFFEYIGIRKMRAVVSDAPGRERLRGIGRAMDGMLARGEIHRDRIWPNVPPAYVHHVRFGKG
- a CDS encoding aldo/keto reductase — encoded protein: MPLPHRRLGNTDLFVSPIAMGCWPIAGMTSLNVTEENSLATLAAALDAGINFLDTAYCYGAHGESETLIRRALGTRREEVVIATKGGIYWDADGKQAKDGSPRALRRNCEKSLSRLGTDRVELLYLHSPDPGTPIEESAGELRRLMEEGKTRAVGVSNVSLAQLQAFTSVCPVAAVQPHYNMLQREIEAEVRPWCLEHDVALCVYWPLMKGLLAGKLGREHVFAPGDGRPKYPMFRGDEFAKTHDFLDELRPIAARHGRTLSELVLAWTIAQPGITVALVGAKRPDQILENAGALDFELSKSDLAEIDAAIARRGPAASRSAV
- a CDS encoding DUF1549 domain-containing protein codes for the protein MFRARKTFRAAQAAAIAIFFSAAISVVVLCAEVSFVSAAAPAEKLVAATSAKQSGVAGELFFETSVRPIFKAHCFQCHGEEDDVQGGLDIRLVRLLKKGGESGIALIAGDHKKSLLYERLAAGEMPPGEKKLSAQELATVARWIDAGARTAKPEPQQVSEITDEDRNFWSFRPIHRPAVPAIASTAKSKVRTPIDAFLLTELARNGLSFSAEADRRTLIRRLYFDLIGLPPTPAEVAAFVADESPTAYEALVDRLLASPHYGERWGRHWLDVAGYADSDGYTPLDPVRKYAYKYRDYVIRAFNADKPWNEFIVEQLAGDELIAPPYAERTPAELEKLVATGFLRMGPDGTADTSVDQALARNDVVAETIKIASTSLLGLSVGCAQCHNHRYDPISQADYYRLRAIFEPAYDVKNWRAPQSRLVPLMTAAERDLAAKIDAEIAAINSERAAELKKIVAEYFEIEVAKVPEGVRSALRAAHAVPAGKRTPEQKKLFAEYPAADVHPGSVLLFDVKRLRAFDKIYDDRIVVKKGERPTEEFVHALTEQPGNIPATFLFFRGDHNAPRQSLKPRELSVLSEENSGAIPEKNPAIASTGRRLAYARHLVDGRHPLTARVLVNRFWMHHFGRGIVASPADFGFAGERPTHPDLLDWLASEFMAGGWRLKSLHRTMLLSAAYRQSSAHSPALDAVDPDNRLLGRMNVRRLEAEILRDCVLSVSGSLNRKAFGPAVPVTPDEIGQVILGIDNRDGAGRFKGKQNSIGDEAYRRSIYIQVRRTLPLGMLETFDAPTMTPNCEVRAVSTVAPQSLLFMNNEFIVTQSEVFARRLQTAAPDDLAAQVKFGWLAAFGVAPTNAQLQEAVAFVKAQLSQFSIAAAAAPKAGAKPAPVVEPVRVPSPSERALASYCQALLSANGFLYVD
- a CDS encoding PH domain-containing protein, which encodes MKQAISGVSPVGGAESTIMTVWPSMGRTPFGQLLGRLYGIKAGIGNVLTVGNLIALASIPQALLLFFLALTPWACLRYRLTNRRIVVERGFIARVEKEVSLDNFDTIEVVVAPGQEWYPCGNLVFYKGKVETFRIDGIPHLEGFRHTCLNAQRGFAGVKSAGAKKKVAAK
- a CDS encoding glucosidase — encoded protein: MPNNFTKEHNRLAEHDSRAVDWKQWGPYVAERAWGTVREDYSEDGRAWESFPHDHARSRAYRWNEDGLAGVCNRYQNICMALGLWNGKDPILKERLFGLTGPEGNHGEDVKEYYFYLDNVPTHSYMKYLYKYPQVEYPYAKLVDANRKQGRDKPEVELLDLLGDTFKTNRYFDVTVEYAKADEEDVLCRITVENRGPEAAPLHILPQLWYRNTWSWGYDSTRPTIRAIGERVAETEHRHLGKRWWYVDAPTMPAGPPASGQDGSAPMRLMFTENDTNRQRLYGKKNAMPYVKDAFHEAVCRGKLEALNPARKGTKAAAHFQVVLPPGGKYVVQTRLSPRQVDAPFADFDAVFDARRNEADAFYDAVGCPGLDADQKRVERQAYAGLLWTKQFYHYSVELWLDGDPVGPRSPESAEHMRNHQWRHMYNLDIISMPDKWEYPWYAAWDLAYHCLPLAQIDPKFAKRQLMLMLREWYMHPNGQMPAYEWNFSDVNPPVHAWACWRVYKISRNITGEADTRWLEEVFQKLLLNFTWWVNRKDRDGANVFEGGFLGLDNIGVFDRSSLLAGRYIEQADGTAWMGMYCLNMLAIALELARTRPAYESIATKFFEHFIYIANAINAPIEEQGLWDAEDGFFYDKLHLPEGTAVPLKLRSFVGLIPLFAVETIEPDLLEMLPNFRRRMEWFIKYRPKLTAAVASLTEPGENGRLLLTIVDRYKLERILPRMFDPSQFLSEFGLRSLSHQMATEPFVFKNGTEQIRVDYEPGESRSDMFGGNSNWRGPIWFPVNYLMIESLEKYHHYFGDTLKVESPRYSGVWMNLQDAAKELSRRMCSLFLRDEKAGGRRAVFGDVELFQKSPEWRDHIPFYEYFHGETGRGMGASHQTGWTALVARMLSAIVPEK
- a CDS encoding DUF1501 domain-containing protein, with amino-acid sequence MNNDTQSQSSRRHFLASQAMGIGGVALAWLVEQERALAEPAKPALVRPTFDVAPKAPRHAPQATAMISLFMQGGPSHVDLCDPKPELQKRHLEKYSGELKFDNPPEASAKLFASPWKFRKHGRCGMELSELLPGLAEVVDDITLIRSMRTGVNNHAAGMRALNSGGIQPGRPSLGSWCAYGLGTENRELPAYLVLTDPEGVPVDGINNWANGYLPAIYQGTVIRPQEPRILNLDPPPHLAGVPQEKFLSYLDRLNREHFAERPGEHDLAARIAGYELAARMQVAAKEALDLSQESAAMHKLYGLDQPETRDFGSRCLIARRLVERGVRFVQICTGNQHWDNHNAIVKRLPAVCKRVDVPSAALVKDLKSRGLLETTLVQWGGEMGRLPVIQNEKNIGRDHNTYGFSMWMAGGGVRGGHVHGATDDFGHHAVQDPVSHNEYLATLMHLLGLDPQKLNFTRPSGPNSLIDTPTARVVKEILTKPEWVA